Below is a genomic region from Candidatus Roseilinea sp..
CGCCGGGTGCTGTCGCAGCGCCTCGCGGTCGGCTTCAAAGACGTCCACGTCCAGCCCGGCCGCCAGGTAGCGATCTCGCATGAAGGCTTGCGCTTTCGCTTCGTGGCCGACGACGCTGGGGATGCGCACGAGCTGTACGATTGTGTCGATCAGCTCATCGGCGTGCGCATCGAGCCAAGCGTCAAGGCGTGCGATCAAGGATGGGTCTTCCATTGCACAGGCCATTGTCTCGCATCGCCGCAGGAGTAGTGGGCCGTTGCTGTCTGACCGGGCATCGCAATCGCCGGAGGGCTACCTACCGGCGCCGCCGTATGGGTGATGCCGCTGCATTGAACCGGCTTGCGCGCCGCGCCGCCCAGCCGCCGGTCACAACCGATGCAGCGCTATAGGAACAGGCGCATGGCCTGGTTGCTGACGAATCGCCCGCGCTCTGTCAGCCGAATGCGTTCATCGGTGACTTCCAGCAATCCCTGTGCGACGCCCTGCTCCAGCGCGCGCGCGTAGAAATGGGCGACCGGCGCGCCGTAGCGTTCGGCGAAGCGCGCCTGATCCACGCCTTCGTGCAACAGCCGTAATCCCAGCATCATCGTCTCGCCGCGCGAGGTGGGTTCGTCAACGTCTTCGCTGCCCAGCTCAACTGGTGCGCCTTGTGCGATGCGCGCGATGTAGTCGGCCGGCCGCTTGACTTTCCAGTAGCGTCGTCGGATCGTCGAGCCATGCGCGCCTGCGCCGAAGCCGTGATAAGGCTCGTTGCGCCAGTAGATCAGGTTATGCGCGCATGCGCGGCCGGGTTTGCACCAGTTCGAGATCTCGTAGTGCTCAAAGCCTGCCTGGTCCAGCGCGCGCTCGGCGAACTCATACATATCGGCGGCCAGGTCTGGATCGGGCAGAGGCAGCTCGCCGCGGCGCGTCCAGTCGTGCATCGGCGTGCCTACCTCGATGGTCAAGGCATACAGGGAGAGGTGATCTGGGTCGAGTGCAAGCGCAGCTTCCACTGTCCGCTGCCAGGACTGGAGCGACTGGTTGGGCAAGCCGAAGATCAGGTCGAGGTTGATGTTGTCGAAGCCGGCTGCGCGCGCAGCCGCAATCGCCGTGTGCACCTCGTCCCAGCCGTGCTCGCGGCCGAGCAAACGCAGCTCGTCCGGGTTGGCGCTCTGCGCGCCGAAGCTCAGGCGGTTGACGCCTTCGGCGCGCAGGGCGCGCAGATAGTCCATGCTGACTGTGCCGGGATTGCACTCCGTGGTAATCTCGCACCGCTCGGGCAGGTTGAACGCCTCGCGGCAGGCGCGGATGAGCGAGCCGATTTGGTCGGGGCGCAAGAGCGAAGGCGTGCCGCCGCCGACGAAGATCGTATGGGCCGGCGCGCGCATCGGCCCGCCTTCCGCCCGCCCGGCACCTTGTGCCAGGATCTCCTGCCGCAGCGCGCGGACGTACGGCTCGAACAGCGCGTCCAGGCCGACGTAGGTGTTGAAATCGCAGTAGCTGCAGCGCGCGCGGCAAAACGGGATGTGCAGGTAGATGCCGGTGTTCATCGTAGGTCACGCGTCATTGCGCCGGTAAGTTTACCGGCTGCGGCGCCCAGGCGACCATGCGGGCGTCGGGAGAAGCGCAACGCAGCAGATCGCGCCGCTTGAGGATTGCATGGTTTACTTGAGATTCACATGATCGTCAGCATCGTCGGAGCGATTCTCTCCTTCCTCCTGCTCGTCAACGGCTTTGCGGCGCTGCGCCGGCCGCTGGACGAGCTGGTGAAGTACGACCCGCTGGGCAGACGGCTGCTGGAGCGGCGCGGCGAAAAGTTCACCCTGCGCATGTATCGCCTCTTCGGCCTGGCCATGGTGGCGCTCGGGCTCGTCGCCGGCTATGCGTCTATTTACCGGTTGATAGGTAATTGAGACGTCGCTTTCGCGATATACTCTGTTGCAGACGCCCAAACGATGCGCCAAATCAAGACCGAACTGCTTCACGGCGACTGTCTTGAGGTGCTGAGATCATTCGCCGACGACTCATTCGATCTGATCATCACCTCGCCGCCATACGCGGACAGCCGGGCGAAGACATACGGCGGCATTCATCCCGACGCGTATGTGGACTGGTTTCTCCCGCGCGCCGAACAGTTCATGCGCGTGTTGAAACCCAGCGGCACGTTCATATTAAACATCAAAGAGAAGGTGGTGAACGGTGAGCGGCATACCTACGTGCTGGAACTCATCCTGGCGTTGCGCCGGCAAGGCTGGCTTTGGACCGAGGAATACATCTGGCACAAGAAGAACTGCTACCCCGGCAAATGGCCGAACCGATTCCGCGATGCCTGGGAGCGCTGCCTCCAATTCAACAAGGCCAAGAAGTTCAAGATGTTTCAGGACGCCGTGCGCGTCCCTATGGGAGGCTGGGCGGAGACGCGACTGAAGTCGCTTGGCAAAAACGACGTGGTTCGCTTCGACTCGCGCGTGGGCAGCGGTTTCGGCAAGAACATCGCCAACTGGCTCGGTCGCGACCTCGCTTACCCGACCAACGTGCTTCATCTCGCCACGGAAACGGGGAATAAGAATCACAGCGCTTCTTTCCCTCTTGCCCTACCTGCATGGTTCATCAAGCTCTTCACCGAGGAAGGCGACTGGGTGCTCGACCCTTTCGTTGGTTCAGGCACCACATGCGAAGCCGCGCAAAACCTCGCGCGCGACTCGGTCGGCATTGATATCAAGCAAGAGTATGTGGATCTGGCGCGTTCGCGCCTCAGTTCGGTCAAATCAATGCGCTTCGAGCCGGGTGAACAGTATGTCGCCAATAACGGAAGATCAGCTCGCCGCTTACATCGTTCCAAACATTCGTAAGTTCCACCAGGCGCGTGAAGAGCGCCTATCCCGATTGACATTGCAGAACATCCTTCTGCGAAAGAATCCTTACGTGTCGACGGACGGGAGATCAACGAGGATAAGGGCGACTATCGCAAGCGATGTGGTCAAGCGTTTTGGCACTTCAGCAAGAACTCCGCCGACGCGCGCCCGGCGCTAATACGCCCCACGCCCCGTGAGCACGTAGGGAATGGTGCGCAGCATGATCTTGAGATCGAGCGAGGGCGACCAGTTCTCGATGTAGTACACGTCCAGCAGGCACATTTCGTCGAACGACAGCTCGCTGCGCCCGCTGATCTGCCACAGGCCGGTGATGCCGGGCTGCACGCGCAACCGCTCGCGATGCCAGTCCGCATACTGCGCCACCTCAGACAGCAGCGCAGGGCGCGGCCCGACGATGCTCATGTCGCCCTTGAGCACATTCCAAAACTGCGGCAACTCATCTATGCTCAACTTGCGCAAGAGGCGGCCGACCTTCGTCCGGCGTGGGTCATCCTTGATTTTGAAGATTGGGCCGTCCGCTTCGTTCATCGCCATCAATTGGTCGCGCATCTGGTCGGCGTCTTTATACATCGAACGCAGTTTATAGAGCTTAAAGGGCTTGCCGTTTTTGCCGGCGCGCAGTTGCGTGAAGATGACCGGCCCAGGCGATTCCAACCGAATCGCCAGGCAGGCGATGGCAACGACCGGCAAGCTCAGCAGCAGGAGGATGCCGCCGAAAACTACATCCATGCTGCGCTTAACGACCCAATCCATGCCGACGATGCCGTCTTGCGCGTCACGTGGGCTGAGCATCGGGATGCCGCCAAAGTCGTTCACGTCCAGCTTACGCAGGTTGATCTGCAACAGCGATGGCGCCACGTGCACCCGCACATGGTGCGCCCGGCAAATTTCAATCAACTCCAGGATCTTCGGCTGCGCCGACCAGGGCAGCGTGATCACCACGTCGTCC
It encodes:
- a CDS encoding coproporphyrinogen III oxidase; amino-acid sequence: MNTGIYLHIPFCRARCSYCDFNTYVGLDALFEPYVRALRQEILAQGAGRAEGGPMRAPAHTIFVGGGTPSLLRPDQIGSLIRACREAFNLPERCEITTECNPGTVSMDYLRALRAEGVNRLSFGAQSANPDELRLLGREHGWDEVHTAIAAARAAGFDNINLDLIFGLPNQSLQSWQRTVEAALALDPDHLSLYALTIEVGTPMHDWTRRGELPLPDPDLAADMYEFAERALDQAGFEHYEISNWCKPGRACAHNLIYWRNEPYHGFGAGAHGSTIRRRYWKVKRPADYIARIAQGAPVELGSEDVDEPTSRGETMMLGLRLLHEGVDQARFAERYGAPVAHFYARALEQGVAQGLLEVTDERIRLTERGRFVSNQAMRLFL
- a CDS encoding methyltransferase — encoded protein: MRQIKTELLHGDCLEVLRSFADDSFDLIITSPPYADSRAKTYGGIHPDAYVDWFLPRAEQFMRVLKPSGTFILNIKEKVVNGERHTYVLELILALRRQGWLWTEEYIWHKKNCYPGKWPNRFRDAWERCLQFNKAKKFKMFQDAVRVPMGGWAETRLKSLGKNDVVRFDSRVGSGFGKNIANWLGRDLAYPTNVLHLATETGNKNHSASFPLALPAWFIKLFTEEGDWVLDPFVGSGTTCEAAQNLARDSVGIDIKQEYVDLARSRLSSVKSMRFEPGEQYVANNGRSARRLHRSKHS
- a CDS encoding UDP-phosphate galactose phosphotransferase, translating into MISPSAEATSRSEDAPGRGSASRSAPREASAKRGLLAILISDIALINVAFALGYVARYRWQLFRDIEFNAAFSDYWPIQVLFTLAVLAFFWLDGAYARRRTPSWLDQMWTITGSVLKAMFIVWVAIFIYGPAVYSRLLIAEAGMFLVALLGVSRAIKNAYDAHQRARGIGVSNVLIVGAGEFGRAVMRTLFARPDLGYRCIGFVDDDPRRGHTDIGRFPALGEVDALSDLLRRYPVDDVVITLPWSAQPKILELIEICRAHHVRVHVAPSLLQINLRKLDVNDFGGIPMLSPRDAQDGIVGMDWVVKRSMDVVFGGILLLLSLPVVAIACLAIRLESPGPVIFTQLRAGKNGKPFKLYKLRSMYKDADQMRDQLMAMNEADGPIFKIKDDPRRTKVGRLLRKLSIDELPQFWNVLKGDMSIVGPRPALLSEVAQYADWHRERLRVQPGITGLWQISGRSELSFDEMCLLDVYYIENWSPSLDLKIMLRTIPYVLTGRGAY